From Staphylococcus sp. IVB6214:
TCAAACGAAAAATGGTGAGATCTTACTTGATGGTAAAAACATTCAGATGCAACCTACCAAAGAAGTCGCTAAAAAGATCGCAATATTACCACAATCTCCAGATGTTGCAGATGGGTTAACAGCTGGCGAATTGGTATCATATGGGCGTTTTCCACATCAAAAAGGATTTGGTCGATTGAGCGAACAAGATAAAGAAGAAATTGATTGGGCAATGCGTGTAACAGGAACAATTGACTTTAAACATCGTGCGGTGAATGATCTCAGTGGTGGCCAGAGACAGCGTGTATGGATTGCAATGGCATTGGCACAAAAAACAGACATTATCTTTTTAGATGAACCAACGACTTATCTTGATATTTCACATCAGTTAGAAATATTAGAACTGGTTCAAGAGTTAAATGCAGAACATGGGACAACAATTATTATGGTATTACATGATATTAACCAAGCAATCCGTTTTTCTGATCATTTGATTACTATGAAACAAGGAAATATTATTAAACAGGGTGAAACACAAGATGTGTTAAGTAATGAAATATTAGAAGAAGTATTCAATATTGATGCTGAGTTAAGTACTGATCCTAGAACGGGCAAACCGATGTTAGTGACGTATAACTTATTATGTAAGCATTATGACAAATTATAAAGGTGCATAGAGGGAATCATTATGAGAAGAAAACAAATAAGTCATCTCAATTTTTCGATACAACTACTCGTTGCGATCATCGTACTATGTACATTATTTGTGCTTTCCGTCATTCTAGGCGAAGCACATGTCCATGTTGCAACAATTATAGAAGCAATTCTACATTATGATGCTGCGAACCAAGTGCATAATGTGATTGCTGAAATACGCATCCCTCGAAACATCGGTGCTGTGTTAGTCGGTATGGCACTTGCAACAGCAGGTGCAGTCATTCAAGGCGTTACAAAAAATGGCTTAGCAGACCCGAGTTTGATTGGTTTAAATGCAGGAGCGGCGTTTGCCTTAGCAACAACTTTTGCCTTTTATCCGGGGGCACCTTTTCTTATTTTAATTTTTACAGGATTTGTTGGAGCGGTTTTTGGTGGTATGACTGTCCTTATGATTGGTTCATCTCGACGTGACGGCTTTCATCCAATGCGTTTAATTCTAGCTGGAGCGGCCGTTAGTGCATTGCTTACCGCACTGAGTCAAGGTATCGCTTTAATATTCCGCCTCAACCAATCGATTAACTTTTGGAGTGCAGGTGGCGTTTCAGGGACAAACTGGCAACAAGTTTGGATTAGCGCACCTATCATCTTTTGCACAATTATTTTACTTATCCTGATGAGCAGACAATTAACGATACTGAGCTTGGGAGACGAGCTTGCGTCAGGGTTAGGTCAAAATGTTAAAACCATTCGTCTTGTGAGCCTATTATTGACAATGTTACTTGCAGGTATTTCTGTGGCAATGGTCGGTCAAATTGCTTTTGTCGGTCTCATCGTCCCACACATTGTCCGCTTTCTAGTTGGAACGGATTATGTCAAAGTATTACCGATGGCAGCGGTATTAGGTGGAACGCTCGTTCTAGCCGCAGACATGCTCGCACGTATGCTCGGTGAAGCACCGATGAGCGCCATTATTTCATTTATTGGTGTCCCATATTTTCTATATCTCATTCGTAAAGGAGGGCGTACGATATGATGCATCCGAAGCTTAAGTTACAACAGCGTCTAACCTTCTTGGTTGTCATTGTATTGTTAGCAGCTGCAATCGTCTGGAGTATGACGACAGGTGAATATGCGATGTCCTTCTCTCAAGTTGTTCAAACATTGCTCGGTAATGGAACTTATGCAGACCAATTAATTTTGATTGATTTTCGCTTGCCACGTATTTTTATTACATTGCTTGCGGGCTTGGCATTAAGCATGAGTGGCGCAGTATTACAAAGTGTCACTAAGAACCCATTGGCGGAACCTGGGATTTTAGGCATTAATGCAGGCAGTGGCTTTGCAATTGCATTGTTTATTGCGGTTGGACAGATTCATGCAGATGACTTTGTTTACATATTGCCGTTTGTCAGCATGATCGGTGGCCTACTAACAGCACTTTTTATTTTTGTGTTTAGTTATAGCGGTGAGAAAGGTCTATCTCCAGCGAGTATGGTCTTAGTGGGTGTCGGGATTTCAACAGCACTATCTGGTGGCGCACTGACGATTATGTCAACATTTGATCGTGATCAATCGGAATTTATAGCGACGTGGTTGGCAGGAAATATTTGGGGAGACAGTTGGCCATTTGTATGGGTCTTTCTTCCTTGGCTATTATTGCTTGTCCCATACTTATTTTTCAAATCAGAAACACTCAATATCTTACATACAAATGAACATACAGCGATCAGTTTAGGTGTGTCATTGAATAAAACAAGATTTGTCCTTGTATGCATTGCCGTGATGTTATCCTCAGCAGCGGTTTCAGTCGCGGGTGCAATTGGGTTTATAGGTTTGATGGGGCCACACATTGCCAAATCAATTGTCGGACCACGACATCAGTATTTTTTACCGATAGCCTTAGTGATAGGGGCGCTTTTATTAATCGTATCAGATACGATTGGTAAGGTTGTTCTTCAACCCACAGGGGTGCCGGCAGGTGTTGTTGTCGCAATTATTGGTGCACCATACTTTCTCTTTCTTATGTATCGCACACGTGCACTTTAGAAAGAAGATACATCATGCTATAATAAAAATTGCAGTGTGAAAGTCAATTTTGTGATACACTAGACGTATTAAAAATGACAGGATAAAGTTTGGGAGGAGCGCCATGAAAGATTTAATTAAAAACCATGTGTTAAACGGTGAATTTGAATCAGTGAAACATTTAATGGCTGCGACGGATTTTCTAGCTTTTGAAGAAGCATTCATCTCAAGCGCACACGAGCAAGAAAGCGTGATGTACTACACGTGTTTACTCGATATGATCAAAGAGAATGAAACATCTGAGATTCATGATTTGGCTTTCTTACTACTTGTTTATCCCCTCAGTGATGTACCAGGTGCATTGGATGCAGCCTATTATCATGCAGAGGCATCGATTGAGCTGACTGGCGGCCAAGAAGTCAAAAGTCTATTACAGATGTTGTTACTGCATGCAATTCCAGAGCCGGTTATTTCTGATAAGCAAGCATTCAATACAGCAAAACAAATCCTAAAGTTAGATCCGAATAATAAAGTTGCGCGTAACGTACTTAAAGAAACAGCAAAACGAATGGATCAAGTCGTTGTAGACTTCAATCAGATAACAGAGCATAAAGATGCTAATTAAGTAATATCCACATAGAATGTTTTTAGGAACGAGCTTTACTTATTGCGTATGTAATCATACGTGATCAGTAGGCTCGTTTTTTTGTCATAGTTATATTTCTTAGTCTAAGCATGTAACTTTTCTTTTAACGAACAGGTTTGTATAATAGCAAAGTTACTTTAATTTTAAGGAGAATACGAACATGGCAGAACAGAAGCATACAAAAGTAATTATGGCAGTCTTTTTAATTGGTGCCTTTTTTATGATTTTAAATGAAACATTGCTCAATATTGCGTTAAAAGAGTTAATGGAACAATTCGATATATCAAGAGCGACAGTACAGTGGATGGCAAGTGGCTTTATGATGGTTATCGCTATTGTATCACCACTATCAGCATTAATTATTCAATGGTTTACGACAAGACGTTTATTCTTATTTATTATTGTCGTTTTTATAACAGGATCATTCATTGCGGGGATGGCGGTTAACTTCCCAATGCTATTAACAGGGCGTATGATTCAAGCAGTAGGAACAGGTCTTATCATGCCATTGATTATGAATACCATGTTAATGATGTTTGACGTCTCTGTTCGAGGACGTGTGATGGGGTTCTTCGGTCTGATCATTATGTTCGCGCCTGCAATCGGTCCAACCTTATCTGGCGTGATTGTGGACTATTTAGGATGGCGTTGGTTGTTCTTTAGTGTGGTTCCGTTTATGATTTTTGCATTTATCTTTGGGTGGCGTTATCTTGAAAATGTTGGAGAAGTAACACGCCCTAAGATTGATATTCTATCCGTCATCCTTTCCACTGTGGGGATTACGGGTGTCATTTATAGTATATCAATGGCGAGTGATGCAGATATTTTATCAGCACAAATTCTTGTCCCGTTCACTATCGGACTGATTTCTGCCATTGCTTTTATTCGTCGTCAGCTAAAACTTACAACACCTATTTTAGATTTTTGTGTTTTACAAGTACGCAATTATCGTCGTGGCATGTTGATTTTTGTCATCGTTGTCATGAGCTTATTCGCATCCGAAATTGTGATGCCGATGTATTTACAAGGGCCAATGGGCTTTTCGGCTAAATTAGCAGGTATCATTCTATTGCCGGGTGCATTGTTAAATGGACTTTTATCACCAGTAATGGGAAGAATATTTGATAGTATCGGACCACGTAAAATGATTATACCGGGCCTTGTCACTTTATTAGCTGTTATGATCTTTTACACAACCATTCACCCCGGTGTGCCAGTGTGGCAATTTATCGTAGCATACATGTTACTTATGGTAGCAGTTGCAGCAATTATGATGCCATCAAGTACAAATGGATTGAATGCGCTACCGGCTGAAAAATATCCACATGGTACAGCTATATTTAACGTGTTACAGCCGCTCGCAGGTTCTGCAGGTATTTCTGTATTTGTCGGCATTTTGACAGGCGTTCAAAATAATGAAATGAGTAAACACGGGGAAGTGACTCTAGCTGTACAGGATCAAGCGATGACTTCTGGTCTTCACGCAGCTTACTTGTTTGCGATTGCATTGATTGTCATTGGAATTGTGATTGCGGTAACTTTGACGAACGCAGCGAATGAAAGTAAACAACAAATAACAGAGTAAATCATGAGTTCTACTCGAATTCTAAGCGTTCGGTCCCAACTTTGGTATTTTTATTAAAGATAAAATTCAATAAAGTGATTAAGAAAAATCAATACGGGTATAGTATACAAATAATATATTAATAAAAAATTACATTAAAAATTGATGCAAAATAATCTGTGATTTCATTAATTCAATGATATGATGTATTTTTATGCGTTATTGTTGTCTTTATTTGTATTGATATACATATTTGTGTATGAATAAAGCGCTTAAAATTCATTTAATAGTGCTTTAATCCCTATGATATCAATGGTTTTAGAGTTTTTGTGTGATGGAATGAATTTGAAATAAATCGTATATTATGGTTTAATGTTTAACGTGTTTTGCAAATCGAGGAGGTCAAAACAGATGCAAAAATATAGAGAAGCAATCAAAATTGCTTTTGCATACGTCGGAGTTGTGGTAGGTGCCGGTTTCTCAACAGGACAAGAAGTATTACAATTCTTTAGTAAATACGGTATTTACTCTTATATCGGCGTGATTATTTCAGGGATTATTTTAACATTTATTGGGCGCCAAGTTGCCAAAATAGGAACAGCGTTCGATGCAGACAACCACGAAACAACACTTGAATATTTATTTGGTAAGAAATTTGGACTGATTATTGACTACGTACTGATTTTATCATTATTCGCTGTTACGATTACGATGATTGCTGGTGCGGGTTCAACGTTCCAAGAAAGTTTTAACATTCCAGTATGGTTAGGTGCACTTATTATGTGTGTTCTCGTCTACCTTACATTGTTGATGGACTTTAACAAAATTGTAGGCGCACTTGGTCTTGTAACACCAGTACTTATTGTACTTGTTGTCATTATCGCAGCTACATATCTATTTAAAGGGTCTATCTCATTCTCACAAATCAATGGTGTCGTAGAAGAACCAAGTTTATTGATGGGAATTTGGAAAGGATTCAACTATGGTGGTTTAGCATTTGCCGTTGGTTTTAGTACACTAGTTGCTATTGGTGGCGATGCATCAAAACGTATGGTATCTGGTATGGGTGGACTCATGGGTGGTATTGTTTACCTAGTATTATTAGGATTGATTAACTTTGCGTTACAATCTGAATATCCAAGCATTGAGGGCTCAGCCATTCCAACACTTGTTTTAGCAAACAACATTTCACCAATTCTTACATTTATTCTTTCTATCGTTATGTTAGCTGTTATGTACAATACGATTTTAGGATTGTCATATTCATTTGCTGCACGATTCACAACACCATATTCTAAAAAATATTACATTATGATTTCTATTATCGTACCACTTGCATATGCATTAAGCTTTGCAGGTTTCGAAGTATTAATCGAATACGTATACCCGGTGATGGGAGCAATTGGCTTAATTATCGTTGCGGGTGTTATCGTGAAATACATTTATAGAAAATCTCAAGATAAGAAATTTATTGCTTAATGATTGAGGTATGTTACAATTTCCGTGAAAGGAAAGATCGTTATGACATACCAAAAAAAGAGATGGTTTATCGCGTCTTTAATCATTTTGCTCGTCATAGCCGGTCTCGTTGCCGGCTATTTTTTTATTCATCAAAAAGGCCAACAAACAAAACATAAAGCAGCTGTTCAAAATAAAAATGTTGCGACATATACAGATATTACATATATGTCAGGATTACCGAATAGTCAATTAGATATTTTGATGCCGAACCGTGTGAACGCAAATGATAAGCTCCCTGTTATTTTTTGGGCGCACGGTGGTGGCTTTATCGCAGGTGATAAGCAATACAAGAATGCGCTACTGTCTCATATTGTAGAGAGAGGGTATGTAGTGGTGAATATAAACTATGCATTAGCACCCGAGTACCAATATCCAACACCATTGATTCAGATGCGTCATGCTGTTGACTTTATTAAGAAGAATGAACGTAACTTGCCTGTTGATATGAATCAAGTGATTATTGGCGGTGATTCTGCAGGTGCACAGATTAACAGTCAGTTTGCAGCCATTCAAACAAATGCAGATTTAAGAAAGCAAATGGACTTCCCGCAACAATTGACACCACAACAGATTAAAGGTGCCATATTTTTAGGTGGTTTTTATGATATGGAAACGGTGCGGGAGACAGAATTTCCACGTATTGATTTGTTTATGAGAAGTTATACAGGTGTTAAAGACTGGGAGAACCAATTCAAAAAGATTACTGAGATGTCGACGGTAGAGCAGGTGACAAATGCGTACCCTGCTACGTATCTCTCTGTGGGGGATGCGGATCCATTCACAACGCAAAATGATACGTTTGTGAAGACATTGCACGCACACAATGTCCCTGTTGATACACATTTTTATGATGGGTCACATAATCTAAAACACCAGTATCAGTTCCATTTGGAGAAACCCGAATCTAAGGAAAATATTCGACGTATATTGAGTTTTTTAAGTCGACATACGAAACAAACACAGCGTGATATTTCTGAAGATAGCACACCACATACGGAACTTAATTTAAATCCTTATGATATGAATTAATGGATGCACCTGTTCTACTAGGGGGTGAGACATAATAAATTTGTGCTCTGGGAAGCTGATAAACGGTGTCCCAAAAGCAGGGTTTTCGGCAGAACTCCCACGATTTCGGCAAAATTTGAAAAGCAATTTTGCTCATCGTTCGGTTCTGCTCAAATCTTAAGCATTTTTGTCCCAACCTCGTACGAATGGGTGTTTATTTATTTGGATGTATCGCATAATTTTGTAAGACATTTGTCGATAAACACGCTATATTTAATGTATGTGATAGATGTGATTAGGGGGGATCTGATGAAGATTCTATTAGTTGAAGATGATCAAACACTGTGTCAACAAATTACTGAAGCACTTGTACAGTGGGACTTTGAAGTGATTGCTGTGACAGATTTTAGCAGTATTTTACAAACATTCATAGATGTTGCACCACAAATTGTAATTATGGATGTGACATTGCCGAAATATGATGGTTTTTACTGGACGAGACGAATTAGAAATCAATCCAATGTTCCGATTGTTTTTCTATCATCGAGAGATAACCCGATGGATCAGGTGATGAGTATGGAGTTGGGAGCGGATGATTACATGCAAAAACCATTTCATATGCCTGTACTTGTTGCGAAGTTGCAAGCAATCTATCGACGAGTGTACCAATACAATCAAGAAGCGAAACGGACAGTGATGTGGCAAGAGTGTGTTGTTGACCTAACGAGAGATTGTATTGAATATAATGATCAATGTATCACACTGTCTAAAACAGAAATGTTAATTTTGGATGTCTTGTTGTCTAAAAAGAATCAAATTGTATCACGTGATGAGCTGATGACAGCATTATGGGAAGATGAGTCCTTTGTAAGTGACAATACGCTGACTGTGAATATCAATCGTCTACGTAAAAAGTTACGTGCATTTAATATGCAACAAGCCATTGAAACAAAAGTAGGAAAGGGCTACATGGCACATGAAACACTTTAAATGGATAACGATTTGGTTGCGTGAACGTCATGTGTGGATATGGCTACTCATTTTATTAGATATGATATTAATCAGTGCTAGCTATCTAGATGAACGTATGTCAATAGAAAGTGTCTTGTTTGTTTTCGGCTTACATGTGATCGTGGGCATTTTTTATTTGATTTTTACATATATTAAAGAGATAAAATTCTATGAAAAGTTGCATGAAGGCGTGAGTATTCGTGAAATACGACATCGTGATTATGCAGAAAGTCCATTTGAAAAAGTAGTCATGGATTACTTAGAAAATAACTTGAAGATACAGCAACATACCTTAGAAACACAACGGCATTGGCTAAATGTGAATGAACAATCTATGACAGAGTTTGTACATGATATTAAAACGCCTGTGACTGCATTGAAGTTACTCATTGAACAGGAACCGGACTTCAAAAGACGTCAACAATTAATGTATGAATGGTCTCGCATTGCGTATATGTTAGATCAGCAGCTGTTTTTATCACGACTCAATCACAAAGCACATGATATGTTTTTTGAAGTCGCTTCATTGCGACAATTAGTTGTTGATGAAGTACGAGAAACAAGACATATTAGTATGCGTAAAGGCATTGGATTTGAAATAGACGTAGCACCTGAGATCGAAGTTTATACGGATAAACGTTGGTTTAAAATGGTGATACGCCAAATTATTTCTAATGCGGTCAAATACACGATGTCAGGGGATATTGTTATTCGTGGCGTTATAGATGATGCACATGTTTCACTGACGATAGAAGATCAAGGATGTGGTATTCCATCTCATGACTTACCGAGAATTTTTTCACGTGGATTTACAGGAGATGTACCTGAATCAGAAAATGCTTCCGGTATGGGATTGTATCTTGTAGATAGTGTCAAAGAGGCATTGGGACTAACAATTGATGTACAATCAGAAGTTGGTCAGGGGACAACTGTGACATTATTCTTTTCTAAACAGAATCAACACACACAACGCATGTCGAAGTGACAAAATTGTCACATGAGCCGTGCGTTTTGTTATATGATTCAAACGCAATAAACAGTGGGAACCGGTATGATAAATGTAACAAATACGAAAAGGAAGTGAAGCCACATGTCTATTTTAAATGCCAAACATGTGACAAAAGTATATGGAAATCATCATCAATCATTTGAAGTGTTGAAAGATATTAATCTCGAGGTGAAGCGTGGTGGCTTTGTATCAATTATGGGGCCTTCAGGGTCAGGTAAGACGACCTTACTTAATGTACTCAGTTCCATCGATTATGTAACAAATGGCCAGATTGAAGTAAATGGTCAAGATATTACACGTATGTCGAATAAACAATTATCAAACTTCCGCAAGCAAGAAGTAGGGTTTATTTTTCAAGATTATAATGTGCTATATACATTAACAGTTCGTGAAAACATTATGTTGCCACTTTCAATTATGAATCTGAGTCGCTCTGAAAAAGAACGTCGTTATGAAGAGGTTACAGCAGCATTGGGAATTCAAGAAATGGGTAATAAGTATCCGAATGAAATATCAGGTGGACAAAAACAAAGAACAGCAGCTGCACGTGCACTCATCGGAAAACCAGCCATTATCTTTGCTGATGAGCCGACGGGAGCACTCGATTCAAAGAGTGCACAAGACTTGTTAGTTCGTCTTGAACAAATCAATCGTGATATGGGAACAACGATTGTGATGGTTACGCATGATCCTGTCGCAGCAAGCTATTCAGATCGTGTCATTATGTTGAAAGACGGTCAAATCCATACGGAACTCTTTCAAGGAGATAAGACAACCGCACACTTTTATCAAGAAATTATTCACAATCAAAGTGTATTAGGTGGTGTCACTTATGAGCTTTAATCAAATTATTTTTAAAAACTTAGCACAAAATCTTAGACATTATGCCATATACCTTATCTCCATAATCATAAGCATTAGTATGTATTTTAGTTTTGTAACGTTAAAATATACAGACGAAGTGACGGAATCAGATGGTACAGAGATGTTAGCGAAAGCAGCAAGTATTGGTGACAAGTTCTTATTTATCATTATTCTTTTCTTTTTAATGTACGCCAATCGTTTGTTTATTAAAAAGCGTGCAAAAAGTTTTGCCCTATTCCAATTGATTGGTCTTTCTCGTAAAGATCTCATGCGTATGTTGGGTATTGAGCAACTGGCTATTTTTGTCTCAACAACCTTTGTCAGTATCATCATCGGTATTTTTGGTTCTCGTTTACTTCAACTTATTGTTAAAAAATTTATTCACATACCCATCGATATTAAAATGGGGATTCAATCTGAAGCGGTTGTTGCAACATTAGTGCTTGTGATAAGCGCATGGTTGTTAATTATGGTTCAAAGCTTCACCTTTATTAGACGCCGTTCTATCGTCCAGTTAATGAGTGATGTACAAAAATCAGAAGCAACGACATTCCGCATCACATTGTGGGAAGTTATTTTCGGTATACTTGGTATAGGGATGATTGGATCAGGTTATTATTTATCAACAGTTATGTTTGAATCGAAATACTTAATAGGTGCGGTCTTTTTTGTGGCACTTGTCATTTTATTCTTAACAGTATTTGGTGCCTACTTTTTCTTTAGAAGTTTTGTGTCGCTTGTCTTTAAAACATTGAAGAAATTCAAAAAAGGAAATGTGACAGTAACAGATGTCGTGTTCACATCATCTATTATGCATCGTATGAAGAAAAATGCCTTTTCGTTAACACTGATTGGGATTATTTCAGCAATTACAATTACCATTCTATCATTTGCAGCATTAGGTCAATCAAGTGTGCAAAAAAATGTAAATCTAACATCACCTTATGAATACACATATTTTGATACAAATTCAGCAGAGAAATTTGAAGATGCTTTGAAAGAGAAAAACATTCCATACAAGAAATATACACAACACCTTATTGAAATGCCTATTAAAGGGAAAAAACATAAATTAGGTGAATACTTTGATGTGACACCTCTTATGCGTGATTCAGAACTAGAAGAAATTGATGTTGCGGCAGGAGAAGTGCAATTTGTCAATATGTTTTCAATTACGCAAAAGGCTGTAAAGGTTGAAGAAGGGAATCAAGTCATCTTAGGTAAAGAGAATCACCAAAAGACATTAAAAGTGGATAAGATGACAAGTCAGAACTATATTGCTAACGACTTACTGTTTGGTTCGCCTGTTGCCGTTGTAGATGATGCAACGTATAAAGAACTTGAGCCAGCGAATGCAAATAACAAAGAAATGCCAAAACGTTTGCAAATAGGTTTTGAATTAAAACAAGATAAGGCTAAGCATTTGGCGAATGAATTGAATGGGCAGTTCAATAAAACAAATCCATCACCGCGTTCTGCTATTGAGAAAGAGTCTTTAGCGTTTGCAGGTATGTTTATTTTTGTGAGTAGTTTCTTAGGTATTGTTTTCCTTATAGCAGCTGGCTGTATCATTTACATTAAGCAAATGGATGAGACGGACGATGAGATGCAGAACTATCAAATCTTACGTAAAATCGGTTACACACATCAAGATATGACGAAAGGTCTGGCACTTAAAACATTCTTTAACTTTGGCTTACCGCTTATTGTCGGATTATGTCATGCATACTTTGCTGCTAAAGCTTTTAATGTCTTAATGGACAGCCCGAACTTGGTACCTGCATATATTATGATGGCCATTTATTCTGGTATTTATGCAGTGTTTGCATTGATTGCCTTTATACATGCTAAAAGAACGATTAAATTCACAATTTAGCCAATGGAACAATAGATTATCAGTATTTTGTAACAATAAGACTGGGAGGTGCATATTTCCTAGTCTTATTTATTTTGACTTTTTGTTATATAAGTAAATAAAATGTTAAGGTTTTGTAAATTCGATTGTCGGCTGACGTAATATGTGATATTTTCAAATATAGGTAAAAAATCTGAATGAAAACAAGTGGCTTTTAGTCATTTGAATAAATAAACGGCAACTTGGTAACGATCATCACAATGAGAGTGATTGCCCGACTTGCTGAACGGAGGATTTAACATGATTAAGAAAAAAAAGGATAAGTTCATGGAGCGATTGGAAGATATGATCTTCAACCTAGATCGAGCGGCAGTAGAGTTCGGGAAGATGGACTTTAAGACGCACCTTGATTTAAGAACTTATGCTGAAAATATTAAGACGTATGAATCGCACGGTGATGATTTGATGCATCAAGTAATTACAGACTTGAACCAAACATTTATTACACCAATCGAACGTGAGGATATCATGGCACTATGTAATGCGATTGATGATGTGTTAGATGCGATGGAAGAAACG
This genomic window contains:
- a CDS encoding ABC transporter permease, which codes for MSFNQIIFKNLAQNLRHYAIYLISIIISISMYFSFVTLKYTDEVTESDGTEMLAKAASIGDKFLFIIILFFLMYANRLFIKKRAKSFALFQLIGLSRKDLMRMLGIEQLAIFVSTTFVSIIIGIFGSRLLQLIVKKFIHIPIDIKMGIQSEAVVATLVLVISAWLLIMVQSFTFIRRRSIVQLMSDVQKSEATTFRITLWEVIFGILGIGMIGSGYYLSTVMFESKYLIGAVFFVALVILFLTVFGAYFFFRSFVSLVFKTLKKFKKGNVTVTDVVFTSSIMHRMKKNAFSLTLIGIISAITITILSFAALGQSSVQKNVNLTSPYEYTYFDTNSAEKFEDALKEKNIPYKKYTQHLIEMPIKGKKHKLGEYFDVTPLMRDSELEEIDVAAGEVQFVNMFSITQKAVKVEEGNQVILGKENHQKTLKVDKMTSQNYIANDLLFGSPVAVVDDATYKELEPANANNKEMPKRLQIGFELKQDKAKHLANELNGQFNKTNPSPRSAIEKESLAFAGMFIFVSSFLGIVFLIAAGCIIYIKQMDETDDEMQNYQILRKIGYTHQDMTKGLALKTFFNFGLPLIVGLCHAYFAAKAFNVLMDSPNLVPAYIMMAIYSGIYAVFALIAFIHAKRTIKFTI